In the genome of Clostridia bacterium, the window AGACAGGGTAACAGTGGAGCCATATATAGTGTGCAGAAAGTGTTATTACTGTTTAAACGGGCTGTACCAGTTTTGCAAGCATTCCAGGGTATATGGAGTGAATGTGTCCTGCGATGAACCTCCTTACCTTTGGGGTGCGTACGGGGAATACATGTACGGCGCTCCCGGGTCGCGGGTGCACAAAATTGCTCCTGATGTTCCGCCTGAGGCTGCTTGCATGTCGTCGGTGCTTGGAAATGGGGTCCGCTGGGTGCGTCGGCTGGGCGAGGTGCGCTTCGGAGAATCGGTTGTGATTATAGGGCCCGGAGCCCAGGGACTTGCCAGCGTCATCGCAGCTAAAGAGGCGGGAGCCAGCCCGATTGTGGTGGTGGGCAAGACTCGTAACCCGGCAAAGTGGGATCTGGCATTGGAGTACGGGGCCGATCACGTTGTAGATGTTAGCAAAAATGATGGGTTGGAGGTGGTACGGGACCTAACCGGAGGAGATATGGCCGATGTGGTCATTGAGACTACAGGGTCGGGGCAGATGATGGAGCTTGCCCTCGAGCTTGCTAGGCCGGCTGGGCGGGTAGTCATGATTGGTACCTGCGGGTTTGCGCAAAATGGGTTGACTACTGATTTGATCGTGTTCAAGGAGCTACGGATTATTGGCGGCTTGGGGCAGTCATGGGACACCGAGGCGGCAGTGAAGGTCATCAATTCGGGTAAATATGCCATTGAAAAGATGGTCACTCACGTCTATCCGCTTGACAGGGCAGATGAGGCAATGCGGTTTTACATGGACAACGGGGGAAGCAGCATCAGAGTGGCCCTTCGGCCATAGGGATTATTCTTTCGCTCATGGCATATCGCTATAGTCCGGTGTGGCAACCCTGTTTTGGGTCTGGGAGAGGTCAGAGGAATGCACTTTAAGGAAGCTGGGAGGGAGAAAAATGCAACTATCATTTTTGGGCGACCTGATCACGGGCAGTGGAGCCATTCACAGCATAATGATAGCCCTGGCCCTGATTTTAATGGTCGCTGCGGTCGTTATCTGGATCATTGAATTCAGCGGACACACGATAACCTCGC includes:
- a CDS encoding zinc-binding dehydrogenase encodes the protein DRVTVEPYIVCRKCYYCLNGLYQFCKHSRVYGVNVSCDEPPYLWGAYGEYMYGAPGSRVHKIAPDVPPEAACMSSVLGNGVRWVRRLGEVRFGESVVIIGPGAQGLASVIAAKEAGASPIVVVGKTRNPAKWDLALEYGADHVVDVSKNDGLEVVRDLTGGDMADVVIETTGSGQMMELALELARPAGRVVMIGTCGFAQNGLTTDLIVFKELRIIGGLGQSWDTEAAVKVINSGKYAIEKMVTHVYPLDRADEAMRFYMDNGGSSIRVALRP